From Hoeflea sp. 108:
ATGCGCGCCGTCCTCAGCGAGGATTGGCTGGGACAGGGCGCAGCCCATGGGCCGGTCTTCATAGAGCGTCCGGGCCTGCGGCCGCTCGTGCTGCGCCTCCAGCGGCTGGGCGGCAATTTCCCCGACGTCTTCGCCCATTCGGTCGGTGTCTGCCTGGTCGAGGATTCCGAAGCTGTGGCGAGGTCCGAACCGCAATTGCTCCGTCAGATGTTCGGCCTGACCCCGACAGAAGCCGAGATTATGGTGCTGCTCGGCCGCGGCATGCGCCTGCGCGACATCGCCGAAGTGAAATCGATTGCTTACGAGACGGCGCGCTCACATCTGCGTTCGATCTTCACCAAGACCGACACCGGCAGGCAGGCCGAACTGGTGGCCCTGGTCGCCAACGTTCGCGCCCGGTGCTGACGGGAAACGGCAACTAGCGGACCGCTGATCTTGCCGGGCGGCGGATCGCCCTGACCACGCCTTTGTTGCCGCCGCCGCAGTAGAAGCGGCTGCCGCCATCGGATTCGAGCCCCGAAACGCCCATGCCCACGGGCATGTCGAGCTGTTCGAGCACCGCACCTGTCTGAGGATCGATACGCCTGACGTCGCTGGTCTCTCCCTCCCAGGTGCCGTGCCACAGTTCGCCGTCGACCCAGGTGACGCCGGTGACGACGCGCTTGGCCTCGATGGTGCGCAGGATGGTTCCGGTCTCGGGATCGATCTGGTGGATTTTCTGGCCGCGATACTGACCGACCCATAACGTACCCTCGGCCCAGGCCATGCCGGAATCGCCACCGCCGCCGGGAGCGGGGATCGTGGCGAGGATCCGGCCGGTCTCGGGGTCGATCTTGTGGATGCGGTCCTCGGCGATCTGGTAGAGATGTTTGCCGTCGAAGGCCGTGCCGGCATGGGCGGCGACGTCGATGGTCTGAACCGTGTCGCCGCTGTCCGGGTCGAAGGCCTGCAGCTTGTCTTCCGATGCAAACCAGACCTTCTTGCCGTCGAAGGTGACACCGGCGACTTTGGAGACGCCGGGGAAGGGGCCGTATTCCCTGATGATTTCGGCAGCTGCGTGTTTCATGGCTCGACCCCTGGCTTCGTTGGCACTGACCTTACCCTAGTCGCTCGGCAGTGGTCCCGGGAGTAACAACACTGTCGGGAAGTCGAGCACCGGCGGGCTGACCCAGCGTTGCGCCGGCCCGCGACCGAACGACTGCACCTTGCCGTCGGCGGCCAACTGCTCGAGCGCGCGCTGCACGGTGCGCGCGCTGGCGCCGAGTGCAATCGCCAGCGCCGAGCTCGACCAGGACTCCCCGTCGGCAAGGAAGGCCAGCACCTGAGCATGCTGCCCTTCGGAAGGGGGCGCAAGCACGACGACCTGGCGCGAACGGTTGGGCGCCAGCGCGAAACCTTCTCGTGTCGCACCGATGTCGGCCAGATCCTTGAGCTCGGCGCGCAGACGCCCGATCTCGACCCGCAACCTGGCACGGTGAGATTCGTCGACATGCCTGGCGCGGAAAGCACGAGCGATCAGCGTGCTTCTGGAGACGTCTTCCGGCCATGCCTCGGCTAGGCTCCGGGCAAGCGCAAACAACACCGGCCGGGTTGCCAGCGGCACCACGGTTTGGTCCTGCCTCACGACGTTTCGGCACGCATCGACGACGAGTGTGTCGGAGGCGAAAAGCGCCTCCACCTCTTCCAAAAGGAGCATGCGCCGTTCGCCCTGCGCGATCAGCCGTGCCGCAGGCACTGCCATGGCTCGAGCCACGCCATCGACTTCGGCTATCAATGCGGGAATTTGGGCCTCGCGCGCCGCCTCCTGCGCGTGCGCCAACGCTGCCTTGGCGGCTTTCGTCTGCAGGCGCCGCATGGCGAGGCCGGCCGCGGCCAGTTGGTGTCCGGTCCTGAGCGGGGCTGGCAGTCCGGCGGTGTCTAGCGCCGAAAGCACGCGCGCGGCTTCATCCAGCCGGCCGATAAGCAGCAGGCGCCGAGCTTCCAGTGTGCGCGCATGCGCAGCGTTCAGGCGGTCGCCATGCGCTTCGAGCGTTGCCCTTGCAGCGTCGAGCGCCTTGGTCGGCCAATTCAGGTCGCGGGACACGAGTGCGATTTCTGCTTCGGCGACGACGCAGCGGGCGCGGGCGACGGCCTCTCTTGAGCCGAAGGCTTTGGCGGCACTCGTGAGCAAGGCTTTTGCGCGAACGAGATCGCCAAGCTGGGCCATGGCGATGCCGCGCAGCGCCAGTGCGGGCGGGTCGTCGCGCAGGGCAACCCGCTTGAGCGCGCCGAGCAGGTCCCCAGTGGCGAGTGCGCGCGCCGCGGCAGTGATCAGCGAGTCCATGAGGCATTTCCAGGAAAGGCGGGGTTTCCGTCAGGAATGGGCTGGAGTCGGGACGACAAAGAACTTTCGCTGCCTGATGAAAAGCTGCGACGTTTCCTGGACCTCGTCACACTTGTCACTCTCGCTTCCTCGTTTCCGCCCCTGGTCTTGCACACACCACCGCCCCGGAGGCGCGGCCGATCTGCAGGGTCGCGCAGTTTCATATGCGAGGACAAGGAGCGGCGACATGAAAAGTCACGATGTCACCGGAACGCGAGCTGTCTGGCATTCATCTATGGGAAACTAAGTTGCCCATGGGTGATGGGTCAGGTATTCAAGACGTGTCTGATGAAAATGGGAGGACTGAAAATGACCCGCAATACGATCCTCAAGTTCGGTCGGCCGGTAAGTGCCGACCCCAGCGATTTGCCGGGCTGGGTGGTGGTGGAAGGAAGTCCGTCGATGAAGACGGCCGTCCAGCACACGACCCAGGACGGCAAGGTCCTCTCGGGAACATGGCAGGCAACCCCGGGCACCTACCACGCGAGCTACACGGACTACGAATTCGTCCACATGATTTCAGGCCGCATCATCATCACGCCAGACGGTGGTGAGCCGGTCGAGGTCGGGCCGGGCGACGCGTTTGTTGTGGAAGCGGACTTCAAGGGCACCTGGAA
This genomic window contains:
- a CDS encoding PQQ-binding-like beta-propeller repeat protein; this encodes MKHAAAEIIREYGPFPGVSKVAGVTFDGKKVWFASEDKLQAFDPDSGDTVQTIDVAAHAGTAFDGKHLYQIAEDRIHKIDPETGRILATIPAPGGGGDSGMAWAEGTLWVGQYRGQKIHQIDPETGTILRTIEAKRVVTGVTWVDGELWHGTWEGETSDVRRIDPQTGAVLEQLDMPVGMGVSGLESDGGSRFYCGGGNKGVVRAIRRPARSAVR
- a CDS encoding cupin domain-containing protein, which codes for MTRNTILKFGRPVSADPSDLPGWVVVEGSPSMKTAVQHTTQDGKVLSGTWQATPGTYHASYTDYEFVHMISGRIIITPDGGEPVEVGPGDAFVVEADFKGTWKIIEPVTKHFVVTVGS